Proteins from a genomic interval of Procambarus clarkii isolate CNS0578487 chromosome 45, FALCON_Pclarkii_2.0, whole genome shotgun sequence:
- the LOC123770072 gene encoding uncharacterized protein isoform X1, whose translation MNKALEPSVTLGSGVPLEGSDLLAPGAPVAVMSEEDRLTVESHSLDVTVWLLILCIFTFFFIIIVAVICMQWMERRRELRRKKRNDLTRILTLSFKSRRPGGSPGRAGGRAGGRAPGGGGVGGRGGGVARSSERNAENEGEESDGEGRARGRSEGGSSEGGRPSFLHHGCYSNLALQVSCSSLAEKDGAPPPQGSVTHPRVDPPLSAPREEQASQPAAQAKH comes from the exons ATGAACAAGGCTCTAGAGCCTAGTGTGACCCTTGGCAGCGGCGTGCCCTTAGAAGGAAGCGACTTACTGGCTCCAGGCGCACCGGTGGCAGTCATGAGCGAGGAGGACCGCCTGACGGTGGAGTCCCACTCCCTCGACGTTACCGTCTGGCTTCTCATTCTCTGCATCTTCACCTTCTTCTTCATCATCATTGTCGCCGTCATCTGCATGCAGTGGATGGAGCGAAGGAG GGAACTGAGACGGAAGAAGAGAAACGACCTGACGCGAATCCTTACCCTCTCCTTCAAGTCCCGACGACCAGGAGGGTCCCCGGGTCGTGCTGGAGGGCGTGCTGGAGGTCGTGCTCCTGGGGGAGGAGGTGTTGGAGGACGAGGTGGGGGCGTCGCCAGGAGTAGTGAGAGAAATGCCGAGAATGAGGGAgaagagagtgatggtgagggtaggGCTAGAGGGAGAAGTGAGGGAGGAAGTAGTGAAGGTGGTAGACCGTCATTTCTACACCATGGTTGCTACTCCAACCTCGCCCTCCAGGTGTCCTGCTCCTCCTTGGCTGAGAAGGACGGTGCCCCTCCGCCTCAAGGGAGCGTCACTCACCCCAGGGTTGATCCTCCACTCAGTGCCCCGAGGGAGGagcaggccagccagccagctgctcaGGCCAAGCACTGA